A window of Tepidisphaeraceae bacterium contains these coding sequences:
- a CDS encoding malectin domain-containing carbohydrate-binding protein: protein MSGVVQGGALATPELTPHTLADESVALSPGMAAATASRTTNATATTTTLKPLSAAPQLSSLASAAKKLYLNFVGGEIPPEWWSSASHTPAYDQDADATTFNDSELASITEIWKRVADKYAPFNVDVTTVDPGNRNDNQTFSVMIGGDGAWYNPAYGGVAMIGGFSNEYSNTAFVFAAQAPYYTSFLGNIITHESAHGFGLDHQANLSLPPDDYWHEYNQGGYDPTTGQTVGPILGDSNTTLAGWWNGPSSQNADGSVVMQNDLTILGTTLGYRPDDAGNAIASATPLGEVSSAVLVRGTIETTTDTDVRSFTTRGGSISLNVNLNAEFASMLSPLVELRNASGALVATAQDNGSYQSLSATIPSGTYYLVVKGSGWVTVDGPNTLDQYADIGTYTIDGGIVGGVEPADTDPDDTIAESSARTDRQKNIGSNVDLELNPATDVDMIGFKVTAGQRVAFDVDSRSGSNIDTHLRLFTANGVELASNDNGREAGETASGFSYLEHTFSTAGTYYVGLSLSPNRSYDPNAGTGDVPATGATGLYRLRLVNVAVTTPPPPPPPPPPTPTPTGAVTERTNATSTAIKMGDGRVFSAASGFTGGTESSYGYEVANTTDDTLYTTRRWGKDFGFARSVPNGTYNVTLYFAEPVYSGNGKRVFDVFAENGKVLADFDLHAVGGAKSAIARTIPVTVTDGQLNLRFLAKADNAIVSAVMIAPQLEAEVATRVGPSFSTQHAGFTGTGFADFNAASGEYVQFTVSAATSGKYLLTFRYANGGTTNRPLELRVNNTVTGSSIPFAPTGGWTTWKDVTVAVDLLAGSNTVRLTSIGSGGGNLDSLVVT from the coding sequence ATGAGCGGCGTCGTGCAGGGTGGCGCGTTGGCGACGCCCGAGCTGACGCCCCATACGCTGGCGGACGAATCGGTGGCGTTGTCGCCAGGCATGGCGGCGGCGACGGCGTCCCGCACGACCAACGCCACTGCCACCACCACCACGCTCAAGCCACTGTCGGCGGCGCCGCAGCTCAGCAGCCTCGCGTCGGCGGCGAAGAAGCTCTACCTGAACTTCGTCGGTGGCGAGATCCCACCCGAGTGGTGGTCGTCGGCGTCGCACACGCCGGCGTACGACCAGGACGCCGACGCGACCACCTTCAACGACAGCGAGCTCGCCTCCATCACCGAGATCTGGAAGCGCGTGGCCGACAAGTACGCGCCCTTCAACGTCGACGTCACCACGGTCGACCCCGGCAACCGCAACGACAACCAGACCTTCAGCGTGATGATCGGTGGCGACGGCGCCTGGTACAACCCCGCGTACGGCGGCGTCGCGATGATCGGCGGCTTCAGCAACGAGTATTCCAACACCGCCTTCGTCTTCGCGGCCCAGGCCCCCTACTACACGAGCTTCCTCGGCAACATCATCACCCACGAGTCGGCCCACGGGTTCGGGCTGGACCATCAGGCCAACCTCTCGCTGCCGCCCGATGATTACTGGCACGAGTACAACCAGGGTGGCTACGACCCCACGACCGGGCAGACGGTCGGCCCGATCCTGGGCGATTCCAATACAACGCTCGCCGGCTGGTGGAACGGACCCAGCTCGCAGAACGCCGACGGCAGCGTCGTGATGCAGAACGACTTGACGATCCTCGGCACCACGCTCGGCTATCGTCCCGACGATGCCGGCAACGCGATCGCCAGCGCCACGCCGCTTGGCGAGGTGAGCAGCGCGGTGCTCGTGCGCGGCACGATCGAGACGACCACCGACACCGACGTCCGCTCGTTCACCACGCGCGGCGGGTCGATCTCGCTGAACGTCAACCTGAACGCCGAGTTCGCCAGCATGCTCTCGCCGCTCGTCGAACTGCGCAACGCCAGTGGCGCGCTCGTCGCCACGGCACAGGACAACGGTTCGTATCAATCGCTATCGGCGACGATCCCGTCGGGCACGTACTACCTCGTGGTCAAGGGCAGCGGCTGGGTGACCGTGGACGGCCCCAACACGCTCGACCAGTACGCCGACATCGGCACGTATACGATCGACGGCGGCATCGTCGGTGGCGTCGAACCGGCCGACACCGACCCCGACGACACGATCGCCGAGTCCAGCGCCCGCACCGACCGCCAGAAAAACATCGGTAGCAACGTCGACCTCGAATTGAACCCCGCCACCGACGTCGACATGATCGGCTTCAAGGTGACCGCCGGCCAGCGCGTCGCGTTCGACGTCGACTCGCGCAGCGGTTCGAACATCGACACGCACCTGCGCCTGTTCACCGCCAACGGCGTCGAACTGGCGAGCAACGACAACGGTCGGGAAGCCGGCGAGACGGCGTCGGGCTTCTCGTACCTCGAGCACACGTTCAGCACCGCCGGCACGTACTACGTGGGCCTGTCGCTGTCGCCCAACCGCAGCTACGACCCGAACGCGGGCACCGGTGACGTGCCGGCCACCGGCGCGACCGGGCTCTATCGCTTGCGGCTGGTGAACGTCGCCGTCACCACACCTCCTCCTCCGCCGCCACCACCGCCGCCCACGCCGACACCGACCGGTGCGGTGACGGAGCGCACGAACGCGACGAGCACCGCGATCAAGATGGGTGACGGTCGCGTGTTTAGTGCCGCAAGCGGCTTCACGGGTGGCACCGAGTCGTCGTACGGTTACGAGGTTGCCAACACGACCGACGACACGCTCTACACGACCCGTCGCTGGGGCAAGGATTTCGGCTTTGCGCGCAGCGTTCCCAACGGCACGTACAACGTGACGCTGTACTTCGCCGAACCGGTCTACAGCGGCAACGGCAAGCGCGTGTTCGATGTGTTCGCCGAGAACGGCAAGGTGCTGGCCGACTTCGACCTGCACGCCGTCGGTGGCGCCAAGAGCGCGATCGCGCGCACGATTCCCGTGACCGTCACGGACGGCCAACTGAACTTGCGATTCCTGGCCAAGGCCGACAATGCGATCGTCAGTGCGGTGATGATCGCGCCGCAGCTGGAGGCCGAGGTCGCCACGAGGGTCGGTCCGAGTTTCAGCACGCAGCACGCCGGCTTCACCGGCACCGGTTTCGCCGATTTCAATGCCGCCAGTGGCGAGTACGTGCAGTTCACCGTCAGCGCCGCCACCAGCGGCAAGTACCTGCTGACCTTCCGCTACGCCAACGGCGGCACGACCAACCGCCCGCTGGAACTACGCGTGAACAACACGGTCACGGGTTCCTCAATCCCGTTTGCCCCGACCGGCGGATGGACGACGTGGAAGGACGTGACCGTCGCCGTCGATCTGCTGGCCGGCAGCAACACGGTACGCCTGACGAGCATCGGCAGCGGTGGTGGTAACCTGGATTCGTTGGTGGTGACGTAG
- a CDS encoding VTT domain-containing protein — protein sequence MIPGVSPKQKLLRFVVLLLALAGLGWLLLLTPFGRAITDQQRIANLLAEYPTAAPLLFLIGYAFVGCTMLPLWPLQGVAGFVFGPLQATLLCQIGNAIAAYITTAASEWMIRGMSMKKIAPVLAKLRHVQRRLGSTGIPLVMATRLAHFTPFGPFNVAFGIMRLRPRDVAIGTLLGNTGSVGFYTILGAAGGSLRGDWVSMMQLIAALVVLNLLLIAPIAVRYWRSRDGGELSVSTVSVVAARER from the coding sequence GTGATACCGGGCGTCTCCCCCAAACAAAAACTGCTTCGTTTCGTCGTCCTCCTGCTGGCGCTGGCAGGATTGGGATGGCTGTTGCTGCTAACGCCGTTCGGCCGCGCGATCACGGATCAACAGCGCATCGCGAACCTGCTGGCGGAGTATCCGACGGCGGCGCCGTTGCTGTTTTTGATTGGGTACGCGTTTGTCGGCTGCACGATGCTGCCGCTGTGGCCGTTGCAGGGGGTGGCGGGGTTCGTCTTCGGGCCGTTGCAGGCGACGCTGCTCTGCCAGATCGGCAACGCGATCGCGGCGTACATCACCACCGCGGCCAGCGAGTGGATGATCCGCGGCATGTCGATGAAGAAGATCGCGCCCGTCCTGGCGAAGTTACGCCACGTGCAACGCCGGTTGGGCTCTACTGGCATACCCCTGGTAATGGCGACGCGGCTGGCGCACTTCACGCCGTTCGGGCCATTCAATGTCGCGTTCGGCATCATGCGATTGCGCCCACGCGACGTCGCGATCGGCACGCTGCTGGGCAACACCGGCAGCGTCGGGTTCTACACGATCCTCGGCGCCGCTGGCGGCAGCCTACGCGGGGACTGGGTTTCCATGATGCAACTGATCGCGGCGCTGGTGGTGCTGAACCTGCTGCTGATCGCGCCGATCGCGGTGCGATACTGGCGATCACGCGATGGAGGTGAGCTTTCGGTGAGTACGGTGAGCGTTGTGGCGGCGCGGGAGAGATAA
- a CDS encoding molybdenum cofactor biosynthesis protein MoaE, whose product MHDLIQLSSDPLDTAAAIAFVTDAAAGAIDVFLGTTRSDRNAAGQDLIALDYDAYAAMAIEQMRDIAQRARQQWPVLKVAILHRTGRVAVGQPSVLIAVSTPHRADSFAACRFVIDTLKAEVTIWKQEVWDGAAPTWVHPSA is encoded by the coding sequence ATGCACGACCTGATCCAGCTCTCCTCCGATCCCCTCGACACCGCCGCCGCCATCGCGTTCGTCACCGACGCGGCCGCGGGTGCGATTGACGTGTTTCTCGGCACAACGCGATCCGACCGGAACGCCGCGGGTCAGGATTTGATCGCATTGGATTACGATGCCTACGCGGCGATGGCGATCGAACAGATGCGCGACATCGCGCAACGGGCGCGTCAGCAGTGGCCGGTGCTGAAGGTGGCGATTTTGCACCGCACGGGCCGGGTGGCGGTGGGGCAGCCGAGCGTGCTGATCGCCGTCAGCACGCCGCACCGGGCCGACTCGTTCGCGGCGTGCCGGTTCGTCATCGACACGCTGAAGGCCGAAGTGACGATCTGGAAGCAGGAAGTGTGGGACGGCGCGGCGCCGACGTGGGTTCATCCGAGCGCGTGA
- a CDS encoding MoaD/ThiS family protein, producing the protein MQINVKLFAILRDAAGTPELTLDLPDGATVHTAAVALGERLPALAEHLPHTGYAVNRTYAGPAEVLKDGDELAAIPPVSGG; encoded by the coding sequence ATGCAGATCAACGTCAAACTGTTCGCCATCCTCCGCGACGCTGCGGGCACACCGGAGTTGACGTTGGACCTGCCCGACGGCGCGACGGTTCACACGGCCGCAGTAGCGCTGGGCGAGCGGTTGCCGGCATTGGCCGAGCACTTGCCGCACACCGGCTACGCCGTCAACCGCACCTACGCCGGTCCCGCCGAGGTGCTGAAGGACGGCGACGAACTGGCCGCCATCCCACCCGTGAGCGGCGGGTGA
- the lpxI gene encoding UDP-2,3-diacylglucosamine diphosphatase LpxI (LpxI, functionally equivalent to LpxH, replaces it in LPS biosynthesis in a minority of bacteria.) produces MSAPLGIIAGEGIFPVLIARGARAAGRRVVCAGFAGHAWASLANEVDVFGWVGLLRMGQWIRLLRQHGCTEAILVGRVAKGKAYDNWNLVRYVPDWLTAKMLWRIFRHDKRPQTWIDSITAELAQNGIQLIDQTTYTADQLSTPGVMGKRQPTDAQWTDIRHGYERAVAISRMDIGQCIALKDRDVLAVEATEGTNAMIERAGQLCPSGGWTLIKVSNTNADLRVDVPTIGTTTIEKLAAAKAGCVVLEPGKTVMLERPKVLELADRYKIAVVGYGGEMAG; encoded by the coding sequence ATGAGCGCGCCGCTGGGCATCATCGCTGGTGAGGGCATCTTCCCCGTGCTGATCGCGCGCGGTGCGCGGGCGGCGGGCAGGCGGGTGGTGTGCGCGGGGTTTGCCGGGCACGCGTGGGCATCGCTGGCCAACGAGGTTGACGTATTTGGGTGGGTCGGGCTGCTGCGCATGGGGCAGTGGATCCGCCTGCTACGGCAGCACGGGTGCACCGAGGCGATCCTGGTCGGCCGCGTGGCCAAGGGTAAGGCGTACGACAACTGGAACCTCGTCCGCTACGTGCCGGACTGGCTGACGGCCAAGATGCTGTGGCGCATCTTTCGCCACGACAAGCGCCCGCAGACCTGGATCGATTCCATCACGGCTGAGCTCGCGCAGAACGGAATTCAATTGATCGACCAAACCACCTACACCGCCGACCAACTGTCGACGCCCGGCGTCATGGGCAAGCGGCAGCCGACCGACGCCCAGTGGACCGACATTCGCCATGGGTACGAGCGGGCGGTTGCGATCAGCCGGATGGACATCGGCCAGTGCATCGCGCTGAAGGATCGCGACGTGCTGGCCGTCGAGGCGACCGAGGGCACCAACGCGATGATCGAGCGGGCGGGGCAGTTGTGCCCGTCGGGCGGGTGGACGCTGATCAAGGTCAGCAACACCAACGCCGATTTGCGCGTCGACGTGCCGACGATCGGCACAACCACGATCGAGAAGCTCGCCGCTGCCAAAGCGGGGTGCGTGGTGCTGGAACCGGGGAAGACTGTGATGCTCGAGCGGCCTAAAGTTCTGGAACTGGCCGACCGCTACAAGATCGCGGTCGTCGGCTACGGTGGCGAGATGGCCGGCTGA
- a CDS encoding VCBS repeat-containing protein produces MRENRRNNAGERSISAVEPLERRQLLSVSFAPPASTPVGSGASAVATADLNGDGIADLVTANRTASTVSVLLGDGAGGLGLRADYPVSQPPTALALADVNGDELPDIVTGSETGVATVQLNLGDGTFAAGADFEAGGAVRSLAVQNVTGDGGADIVATIGGTGGFSTLAGNGDGTFDAFDFTAVPGNAIGLALGDVDGNGSVDFVTVDADANTVTVTRRIAGVTEPAQQSYAVGRSPTAVTLADLNADGALDLIVSSSVDGEIAVLLNTVIGGAFAPKVDYRAAGVSNDLLTGDVDGDGFTDVVATATTADGLLVLQGNGAGSLVGLQGLSAGGEFTGVALADVNADGKPDLLATDAAGTSVNTFVNTSTPGLLPTADLVTAFRRVSLPALFVPGDRGSALISVSNASDVQATGRVTVNLYASADAVLDENDVLLNTGTALTDRAINLRGGRTTTLRASFVADDTIPAGPVYLLANVNTTDIPEGSVANNTVASDTTYELTQQFGRLGNRTLRQTRTDADGTEITFSLSGPGTGTVTTGANDALNVTLDGTTSRTTLIITPRGRSGDGVATVGGIVSQSTMRAINASRATITDGVTITSADTATPVTLTLGTLAGGSITSDQPIRSLSLAEWTDGNALSGSDEVLTAPYASTINARGAFAGAVTFSGAGSPAGQALRSATIRGDLAGVPWTIGGNVSTITVAGSVLPGWSGNIAGSLRSMNVRGDFSGDLATASSLTAFIVRGSVAGSTVLAGASLGADNSLGGGDDTYTAATIRVISITGSVTTSVFAAGINPVNDVLLDGDDALLAGGRISIVSVRGPVDASSRFVAETLPRRATLGGTSVLPADDVRFSLTPIV; encoded by the coding sequence ATGCGCGAAAATCGTCGTAACAACGCGGGTGAACGTTCTATCTCGGCCGTGGAACCGCTCGAACGTCGGCAGCTGCTCAGCGTGTCGTTTGCCCCTCCAGCCAGCACACCAGTAGGCAGCGGCGCCAGTGCCGTAGCCACGGCCGACCTCAACGGTGACGGGATCGCAGATCTCGTTACCGCCAACCGCACCGCGAGCACCGTCAGCGTGCTGCTGGGCGACGGTGCCGGTGGCCTCGGCCTGCGGGCCGACTATCCGGTCAGCCAGCCGCCAACCGCATTAGCACTTGCGGACGTGAACGGCGACGAGCTGCCCGACATCGTCACCGGCAGCGAAACCGGCGTTGCGACGGTCCAGCTGAACCTCGGTGATGGCACCTTCGCCGCCGGCGCCGACTTTGAGGCCGGTGGCGCCGTGCGCAGCTTGGCCGTGCAGAACGTCACCGGCGACGGTGGCGCAGACATCGTTGCGACCATCGGCGGCACGGGTGGCTTCAGCACGCTCGCCGGCAATGGTGACGGCACCTTCGACGCCTTCGACTTCACGGCCGTGCCGGGCAACGCGATCGGGCTGGCGCTGGGCGACGTCGACGGCAACGGGTCGGTCGACTTCGTCACGGTGGATGCGGACGCCAACACCGTCACGGTCACCCGCCGCATTGCCGGCGTGACCGAGCCGGCGCAGCAGTCGTACGCCGTCGGCCGATCCCCCACCGCCGTCACCCTGGCCGACCTGAACGCCGACGGCGCACTCGACCTGATCGTCAGTTCCAGCGTCGACGGTGAGATCGCCGTGCTGTTGAACACCGTTATCGGCGGCGCGTTTGCGCCGAAGGTCGACTACCGCGCCGCAGGCGTCAGCAACGATCTATTGACCGGTGACGTCGACGGCGACGGTTTCACCGACGTCGTCGCCACCGCCACCACCGCCGACGGGCTGCTCGTATTGCAGGGCAACGGCGCCGGCAGCCTAGTTGGCCTGCAGGGCCTCAGCGCCGGCGGCGAGTTCACCGGCGTCGCGCTGGCGGACGTGAATGCCGATGGCAAGCCCGACCTGTTGGCGACCGACGCCGCCGGCACATCGGTCAACACGTTCGTCAACACGTCCACGCCCGGCCTCTTGCCCACTGCCGACCTCGTCACGGCATTTCGTCGCGTATCACTGCCGGCCCTCTTCGTGCCCGGCGATCGCGGGTCGGCGTTGATTTCGGTGAGCAACGCCAGCGACGTTCAGGCGACCGGTCGCGTCACCGTCAACCTGTACGCGTCCGCCGACGCCGTGCTGGACGAGAACGACGTGCTGCTGAACACCGGCACGGCCCTCACCGACCGCGCCATCAACCTGCGCGGCGGGCGCACGACGACGCTCCGCGCCTCGTTCGTGGCCGACGACACGATCCCCGCCGGGCCCGTCTACCTGCTGGCCAATGTCAACACGACCGACATTCCCGAGGGCAGCGTCGCCAACAACACCGTGGCCAGCGACACCACCTACGAACTTACGCAACAGTTCGGCCGACTGGGCAACCGCACGCTTCGCCAGACGCGCACCGACGCCGACGGCACCGAGATCACGTTCTCACTGTCGGGCCCGGGCACCGGCACCGTCACGACGGGCGCCAACGACGCGCTGAACGTGACGCTCGATGGCACCACGAGTCGCACGACGCTCATCATCACACCGCGCGGCCGCAGTGGCGACGGCGTCGCGACCGTGGGTGGCATCGTCAGCCAGAGCACGATGCGCGCCATCAACGCCAGCCGCGCAACGATCACCGACGGCGTGACGATCACCAGCGCCGACACGGCGACCCCCGTCACGCTCACGCTCGGCACGCTCGCCGGTGGGTCGATCACGTCCGACCAGCCGATCCGGTCGTTATCGCTGGCGGAATGGACCGACGGCAACGCGCTGTCCGGCAGCGACGAAGTGCTGACCGCGCCCTATGCCAGCACGATCAACGCGCGCGGCGCGTTCGCCGGCGCCGTGACGTTCAGTGGCGCTGGCAGCCCCGCGGGCCAGGCGTTGCGCAGTGCCACGATTCGCGGCGACCTGGCCGGCGTGCCCTGGACCATCGGGGGCAACGTCAGCACGATCACCGTCGCCGGCAGCGTGCTGCCCGGATGGAGCGGCAACATCGCCGGCTCGCTGCGCTCGATGAACGTGCGCGGCGACTTCTCGGGCGACCTGGCGACCGCGTCGTCGCTCACGGCGTTCATCGTGCGCGGCAGCGTCGCGGGCAGCACCGTGCTGGCCGGCGCCAGCCTTGGCGCCGACAACTCGTTGGGCGGTGGTGACGACACCTACACCGCTGCCACCATCCGCGTGATCTCGATCACCGGTTCGGTCACCACCTCGGTCTTCGCTGCGGGCATCAACCCCGTGAACGACGTCCTGCTGGACGGCGACGACGCGCTGCTTGCCGGTGGCCGGATCTCGATCGTCTCGGTGCGCGGCCCCGTGGACGCCAGCAGTCGCTTCGTCGCCGAAACGCTGCCGCGCCGGGCCACCTTGGGCGGCACATCGGTGCTGCCCGCCGACGACGTCCGCTTCTCGCTGACGCCGATCGTGTGA
- a CDS encoding nucleotide disphospho-sugar-binding domain-containing protein, with amino-acid sequence MNIVLNPIGSHGDVHPFVGIGLELQRRGHDVTLVTNAHFGPLVQSAGLNFEPLGDDARYRNLMADPNLWHPTRGPRVAVQGGALANLQETVDLLRRLTSRDDSVLVASSLGFGARIVREITDVPTVTVHLAPMVFRSVIAPPVLGGMIWPRNHTLRRAVIWLADVGVIDPMMAGPINRLRATYGLPPARRLLKDWWNSPDRVLGLFPDWYAPPQADWPQQVRLTGFPMYDERGVTPLSPALDQFLNTGGAPIAFTPGTAMLHGQDFFRAAVGACAVLDRRGLLLTRHREQLPADLPAGVIHVDYAPFSQLLPRCAAIVHHGGIGTTSQALAAGIPQIVMPMSHDQPDNAARLARLGVGASLKPKKFTATNLATILGRLLGDSAVAAQAREIATRFADNRGIERAADWIEAARAAHHSQPAKVVA; translated from the coding sequence ATGAACATCGTCCTCAACCCCATCGGCTCGCACGGCGACGTGCACCCGTTCGTCGGCATTGGCCTCGAACTTCAGCGGCGCGGGCACGACGTGACGCTCGTCACCAATGCCCACTTCGGTCCGCTCGTGCAGTCGGCCGGGCTGAACTTCGAGCCGCTCGGCGACGACGCGAGGTACCGCAACCTTATGGCCGACCCCAACCTGTGGCACCCCACGCGCGGGCCGCGGGTGGCGGTGCAGGGTGGGGCGCTGGCCAACCTGCAGGAAACGGTCGACCTGCTGCGCCGATTAACGTCGCGCGACGATTCGGTGCTGGTGGCGTCGTCGCTCGGATTCGGGGCGCGCATCGTGCGTGAGATCACCGACGTGCCCACCGTTACCGTGCACCTGGCGCCGATGGTCTTTCGCAGCGTCATCGCCCCACCGGTGCTGGGCGGCATGATCTGGCCGAGAAATCACACGCTGCGCCGCGCAGTGATCTGGCTGGCCGACGTGGGCGTGATCGACCCGATGATGGCCGGGCCGATCAACCGCCTGCGCGCCACCTACGGCCTGCCACCGGCCAGGCGGTTGCTGAAGGATTGGTGGAACTCGCCCGACCGCGTGCTGGGGTTGTTTCCCGACTGGTACGCGCCGCCGCAGGCCGACTGGCCACAGCAGGTAAGGCTGACGGGCTTCCCGATGTACGACGAGCGCGGCGTGACGCCATTGTCACCCGCGCTCGATCAGTTCCTCAACACGGGCGGCGCCCCCATCGCCTTCACCCCCGGTACCGCCATGCTGCACGGGCAGGACTTCTTCCGTGCTGCGGTTGGCGCGTGCGCGGTGCTCGACCGGCGCGGGTTGTTGCTCACGCGGCATCGCGAGCAGTTGCCAGCCGACTTGCCAGCAGGTGTGATTCACGTCGACTACGCGCCGTTCAGCCAGTTGCTGCCCCGCTGCGCCGCGATCGTGCATCACGGTGGTATCGGCACGACCTCGCAGGCCCTGGCGGCCGGCATTCCGCAAATCGTCATGCCCATGTCGCACGACCAACCCGACAACGCGGCCCGGCTCGCCCGCTTGGGCGTCGGCGCGTCGCTGAAACCGAAGAAGTTCACCGCGACTAACCTCGCGACGATCTTGGGCCGCCTGTTGGGCGATTCGGCCGTCGCGGCACAGGCGAGGGAGATCGCCACGCGGTTCGCCGACAATCGCGGCATCGAACGGGCCGCGGACTGGATCGAAGCGGCGCGGGCGGCGCACCACAGCCAACCGGCAAAGGTCGTCGCGTAA
- a CDS encoding GNAT family N-acetyltransferase: protein MALELSWVTSDARDEIATARLAAYGNGPSGLEAMQQAVPDDRAPGHDYLLARDEAGRPIGTATSYAMQMWVRGAALPCQGVAWVGTARTHRRSSKRFGGKGVATHLMEEMIRRGRERGDAVTALHPFRGSFYEEFGYGVIERRVEWNIPIRTLPAGATDGLRFLEPADQPEMAACLARAVAAGQCDIARSPGRWAKLLHAWRDGWTIVDRPKTGGPVRGYMHFVTNEADPQHAATVTELVYENTPALVRQLRFLATLRDQYSRAVITLPGDLPLNLLLREPQVVLDPSSEGPASVRTHNRLMVRVLDHKRLLESIAWPGWAKGRTVIGIQESEGRLTRVAVDVEAGRATVTLGSEATPEAAISDNTWAQIVLGELTATRAVRLGLIAVESAHCLEILDALAKGPVPFCHEQF, encoded by the coding sequence ATGGCATTGGAATTGAGTTGGGTCACGAGCGACGCTCGCGACGAGATCGCGACGGCGCGATTGGCGGCGTACGGGAACGGTCCGAGCGGCTTGGAGGCCATGCAGCAAGCCGTCCCCGACGATCGCGCCCCGGGTCACGACTACCTCCTGGCCCGCGACGAAGCCGGCCGCCCCATCGGCACCGCCACCAGCTATGCCATGCAGATGTGGGTGCGCGGCGCCGCCCTCCCGTGTCAGGGCGTCGCCTGGGTTGGCACCGCCCGCACGCATCGCAGGTCATCGAAGCGTTTCGGCGGCAAGGGTGTCGCGACGCATTTGATGGAAGAGATGATCCGGCGCGGCCGTGAGCGCGGCGACGCCGTCACGGCGCTGCACCCGTTCCGCGGCAGCTTCTACGAGGAGTTCGGCTACGGCGTCATCGAACGGCGAGTCGAGTGGAACATCCCCATTCGCACGCTTCCCGCAGGTGCCACCGACGGCCTGCGCTTCCTGGAGCCCGCCGACCAACCGGAGATGGCTGCCTGCCTGGCCCGCGCGGTAGCCGCCGGTCAGTGCGACATCGCCCGCTCGCCCGGCCGCTGGGCAAAACTGCTTCATGCGTGGCGCGATGGCTGGACGATCGTGGACCGGCCCAAGACTGGCGGCCCGGTGCGCGGGTACATGCACTTCGTCACCAACGAGGCCGATCCACAACACGCCGCGACGGTTACCGAGCTCGTCTATGAGAACACGCCGGCGCTGGTGCGCCAGCTGCGGTTTCTGGCCACCCTGCGCGATCAGTACAGCAGGGCCGTCATCACGCTGCCCGGCGATCTTCCACTAAACCTGCTGTTGCGCGAGCCGCAGGTGGTTCTCGATCCGAGTTCGGAGGGCCCGGCGTCTGTGCGCACGCACAACCGGTTGATGGTGCGCGTCTTGGACCACAAGCGGCTGCTGGAATCCATCGCATGGCCCGGTTGGGCCAAGGGCCGCACGGTGATCGGCATTCAGGAATCTGAAGGCCGCCTCACCCGCGTCGCGGTCGACGTGGAGGCCGGTCGGGCCACCGTAACCCTGGGCAGCGAAGCCACCCCGGAAGCCGCGATCTCCGACAACACGTGGGCCCAGATCGTCCTCGGCGAGCTCACCGCCACGCGAGCCGTCCGCTTGGGTCTGATCGCCGTCGAGTCGGCCCATTGCTTGGAGATTTTAGATGCGTTGGCCAAGGGGCCGGTGCCGTTCTGCCATGAGCAGTTTTAG
- a CDS encoding MotA/TolQ/ExbB proton channel family protein — protein sequence MRPSNSSKFRLVLLAVLLAGSLFMTGSAFGQDAAAGAEPANEPLGLIDLIFGHIDGVTITVGILSVVGLTLIIQGFLKNRPSVLMPEETTNQIREMIGQRKFKELIEFTETDPSFVSKALNPALKRAPSFSSMKEAMETALGEQTAEQFRKIEYLNIIGNLGPLLGLLGTVLGMIQAFSAMQAAGGNANPAELAGGISTALVHTFLGLFLAVPCLAAFGILRTIVDRLTVRGALVAEELLLMIKPQEKPTATASPARAAAAPQPARKAPLPTPAPSPAV from the coding sequence ATGCGTCCTTCCAACTCGTCCAAGTTCCGCCTCGTCCTGCTCGCCGTCCTGTTGGCCGGTAGCCTGTTCATGACCGGCAGCGCGTTCGGCCAGGACGCCGCCGCGGGCGCCGAGCCCGCCAACGAGCCGCTCGGTCTGATCGATTTGATCTTCGGTCACATCGACGGCGTGACGATCACGGTCGGCATCCTGTCGGTCGTCGGCCTCACGCTGATCATCCAGGGGTTCCTTAAGAACCGCCCCAGCGTGCTGATGCCCGAGGAAACGACCAACCAGATCCGCGAGATGATCGGTCAGCGGAAGTTCAAGGAGCTGATCGAGTTCACCGAGACCGATCCCAGCTTCGTCAGCAAGGCGCTCAACCCAGCGCTGAAGCGCGCGCCCAGCTTCAGCAGCATGAAGGAAGCGATGGAGACGGCCCTTGGCGAGCAGACGGCCGAGCAGTTCCGCAAGATCGAGTACCTCAACATCATCGGTAACCTTGGGCCCCTTCTGGGCCTGCTGGGTACGGTGCTCGGTATGATTCAGGCCTTCAGCGCCATGCAGGCCGCCGGTGGCAACGCCAACCCGGCCGAGCTGGCGGGTGGTATTTCGACCGCGCTGGTCCACACGTTCCTCGGGCTGTTCCTGGCCGTGCCGTGTCTGGCCGCCTTCGGCATTTTGCGCACGATCGTCGACCGATTGACGGTGCGCGGCGCGCTGGTGGCCGAAGAGCTGCTGCTGATGATCAAGCCGCAGGAGAAGCCCACCGCCACCGCGAGCCCCGCCCGCGCCGCCGCCGCCCCGCAGCCCGCCCGCAAGGCCCCGCTGCCCACGCCGGCGCCGAGCCCGGCAGTGTAG